A DNA window from Arachis duranensis cultivar V14167 chromosome 3, aradu.V14167.gnm2.J7QH, whole genome shotgun sequence contains the following coding sequences:
- the LOC107476936 gene encoding zinc finger protein BALDIBIS, with translation MMSEEPFSSVLPPNTTITSTLVHLQDPTSNPSSNNSKPNSNQPTKKRRNLPGTPDPDAEVIAMSPKSLMATNRFVCEICNKGFQRDQNLQLHRRGHNLPWKLKQRNKEEQVRKKVYVCPEKSCVHHDPCRALGDLTGIKKHYSRKHGEKKWKCDKCSKKYAVHSDWKAHAKICGTREYKCDCGTIFSRKDSFITHRAFCDALAEEGARINSVPTTLSNLMGRRDHHHHHHQLATSRIIPRHHILPSAGFHSEFGGGGGSGGGYYSDQKLMMMRNNNIQIPLWLDQGNSNNNHNHVSGISSNTSSACTNGNTIIMPHHDVVNNSMFGSQQWQQNLEASSSSLTNNNNNANVAMMMPPPHAGLKQEQDEMFYFGASNYHHHHIMLQKASQIGGGDELVNLEGSISSIPPLILNPTRRPSKNDNKDEDDELGLTRDFLGVGEDESTMSNTRPLMLQQHLADFTAMDMHHQTHYSSSSGHYYLQVNDEEIDG, from the exons ATGATGTCTGAAGAACCCTTTTCTTCTGTTCTTCCTCCCAACACCACCATCACAAGCACCTTGGTTCATCTCCAAGACCCAACCTCAAACCCTAGTAGCAATAACTCAAAACCTAATTCAAATCAACCcaccaagaagaggagaaatctTCCTGGAACACCAG ATCCGGATGCAGAAGTGATAGCTATGTCACCAAAGTCGTTGATGGCGACGAACCGTTTCGTATGCGAAATCTGCAACAAGGGTTTCCAGAGGGACCAGAACTTGCAGCTGCATAGGAGAGGACACAACCTTCCATGGAAGCTAAAGCAGAGAAACAAGGAAGAACAAGTGAGGAAGAAGGTGTACGTGTGCCCGGAGAAGTCTTGCGTGCACCATGACCCCTGTAGAGCACTGGGGGACCTCACAGGTATCAAGAAACACTACAGCAGGAAGCATGGCGAGAAGAAATGGAAGTGTGACAAGTGTTCCAAGAAATACGCTGTTCATTCTGATTGGAAGGCCCATGCCAAGATCTGCGGGACTCGGGAGTACAAGTGCGACTGCGGCACCATTTTCTCCCG GAAGGACAGCTTCATAACACACAGAGCATTTTGTGATGCATTGGCTGAAGAAGGTGCAAGAATAAACTCAGTTCCAACAACTTTGAGCAACTTGATGGGTAGAAgagatcatcatcatcaccatcatcaattaGCAACAAGTAGAATCATCCCTCGTCATCACATTCTTCCAAGTGCTGGATTTCACTCGGaatttggtggtggtggtggtagtggtggtggttATTATTCAGATCAGaagctgatgatgatgaggaacaATAATATTCAGATTCCACTATGGTTAGACCAGGGCAATAGCAATAACAATCATAATCATGTTagtggcatttcatcaaacactagTAGTGCATGCACCAATGGCAACACTATCATTATGCCTCATCATGATGTAGTGAACAACTCTATGTTTGGATCACAACAATGGCAGCAGAATCTAgaagcatcatcatcatcactcacaaacaataacaacaatgccaacgtgGCTATGATGATGCCACCACCACATGCAGGATTAAAGCAAGAACAAGATGAGATGTTCTATTTTGGTGCTAGTAATTACCATCATCATCACATAATGTTACAAAAAGCATCACAAATTGGAGGAGGTGATGAGTTGGTGAATTTGGAAGGTAGCATCAGTAGTATTCCTCCATTAATATTGAATCCAACAAGGAGGCCATCAAAGAATGATAAtaaagatgaagatgatgaactGGGTTTAACAAGGGATTTTCTTGGAGTTGGAGAAGATGAATCAACAATGAGCAACACTAGGCCATTGATGTTACAGCAACACCTAGCTGACTTCACAGCCATGGATATGCATCATCAAACCCACTACAGTAGTAGTAGTGGACATTACT ACTTACAGGTAAATGATGAAGAAATAGATGGATGA